The Henckelia pumila isolate YLH828 chromosome 2, ASM3356847v2, whole genome shotgun sequence genome includes a window with the following:
- the LOC140877803 gene encoding uncharacterized protein, whose product MLDTSTWGNLLQKSPEDGYELIDEMASSSYHPQSERNAARRPTGMHQVDELTSVVAQLEVMNKMIEELNLGQSAIRIQEVWCEKCGAEHFTKDCQTGIPSYQPEGGMVNHVGNQNRPRNDPFSNTYNQGWKQHPNFSWGGQNNRSYGNQNYGRQPQKEKSIMEKMMQKFISSTETRMQNQDASIKNLENQIGQLAKAMSSRELGTFPSDTEKNPKGQVKAVELRSGKKIEGDKRGKKESEPATPRKTAGKSFDFTQPPTSQSNIVIPPPFPAALKKAKLDSQFSKFLEVFKKLNINIPFVDALMQMPSYAKLLKEILSNKRKL is encoded by the coding sequence ATGTTAGATACATCTACATGGGGAAATTTGTTACAAAAATCACCAGAGGATGGATATGAGTTAATTGATGAGATGGCATCCAGTAGCTATCATCCTCAATCAGAGAGGAATGCAGCCAGGAGACCCACTGGAATGCATCAAGTTGATGAATTAACCTCAGTAGTAGCTCAGCTTGAAGTCATGAATAAGATGATTGAAGAGCTAAATCTAGGGCAGTCTGCGATACGTATTCAAGAAGTGTGGTGTGAGAAATGTGGTGCTGAACACTTCACAAAAGATTGTCAGACAGGAATTCCTTCATATCAGCCAGAAGGAGGAATGGTGAACCATGTGGGAAATCAGAACCGCCCTAGGAATGATCCATTCTCGAACACATATAATCAAGGGTGGAAACAGCATCCAAACTTTTCGTGGGGAGGACAGAATAATAGGTCATATGGGAATCAAAACTACGGAAGACAACCTCAAAAAGAGAAGTCAATCATGGAAAAGATGATGCAGAAGTTCATATCATCCACTGAGACCCGAATGCAGAATCAGGATGCATCGATTAAGAACTTGGAAAATCAAATAGGGCAGTTAGCTAAAGCGATGTCCAGCAGAGAGCTGGGCACTTTTCCAAGTGACACAGAAAAGAATCCAAAAGGGCAGGTCAAAGCAGTTGAATTGAGAAGTGGGAAGAAAATTGAGGGTGACAAACGAGGCAAGAAAGAATCAGAACCAGCTACACCAAGGAAAACTGCAGGTAAGTCTTTTGATTTTACACAACCACCCACATCACAGTCAAATATTGTTATTCCACCACCTTTTCCTGCAGCTCTCAAGAAGGCCAAACTAGATtctcaattttcgaaattcctagaagtattcaagaaattgaatatAAACATCCCCTTTGTTGATGCATTGATGCAAATGCCCAGTTACGCAAAATTATTGAAGGAAATTCTCTCCAACAAGAGAAAGTTGTAA
- the LOC140877804 gene encoding uncharacterized protein: MVTEGIVLGHRISEQGIEVERAKVQVIQNLPPPTTIKEFRSFLGHTGFYRRFIKDFSKIAKPLSSLLMKDTPFNFDFTCLQAFEFLREILVTAPVLTSPDWDLPFEVMCNASDLAVGVVLGQRIDKVFRTIYYASKTLNEAQLNYATTEKELLAVVFALDKFHSYLVISKITIYTDHSAIKHLLAKKDAKPRLIRWILLLQEFDNDTKGIDDWFPDEKLFAIEHSSWYANFANYLVTVTLPHNLSFHQKKKFLSDVKHYFWEEPFLFKIGADSMIRRCVAEGELKSIISHCHDHEVGGHAGHIKTAAKVLECERRLLELNQLEEFQDQAYDMAMSYKERTKKIHDRRIRHREIKEGEAVLFFNSKLRLFLGNLKSRWSGPYKITKVYPSGSIDIKDARNESFYGQCSEAETLCMG; this comes from the exons ATGGTGACCGAAGGTATTGTATTAGGTCACCGGATATCTGAGCAGGGAATCGAGGTGGAAAGGGCCAAGGTGCAAGTCATTCAGAATCTACCTCCACCGACGACGATCAAAGAATTCAGAAGTTTTCTAGGCCACACCGGTTTTTATCGGCGGTTCATTAAagacttttcaaaaattgcaaaacctTTGTCTTCGTTATTGATGAAAGATACACCTTTTAATTTCGATTTCACTTGTTTACAGGCGTTTGAATTTCTGAGAGAAATATTGGTGACTGCACCAGTGCTGACTTCACCAGATTGGGATCTTCCATTTGAGGTAATGTGTAACGCCAGCGACTTGGCTGTCGGAGTTGTACTTGGCCAGAGGATAGACAAGGTCTTCCGTACTATTTACTATGCTAGCAAAACCTTGAATGAGGCTCAATTGAATTATGCTACCACTGAAAAGGAGTTGCTAGCTGTAGTTTTTGCACTGGACAAGTTTCATTCATAccttgtaatttcgaaaatcactatttacactgatcattctgcAATTAAACACCTTTTGGCTAAGAAAGATGCAAAACCTAGGTTGATTAGGTGGATTCTACTCTTACAAGAATTTGAC AATGATACTAAGGGCATAGATGATTGGTTCCCTGATGAAAAGTTGTTTGCCATAGAACACTCCTCGTGGTATGCTAATTTTGCAAATTACTTGGTCACGGTCACACTCCCACATAACTTGTCTtttcatcaaaagaaaaagtttctGTCAGATGTAAAGCATTATTTTTGGGAAGAACCTTTCTTGTTTAAAATCGGTGCTGACTCTatgattcggagatgtgtggcggaagGAGAATTGAAAAGCATCATCAGTCATTGTCATGACCATGAGGTAGGTGGCCATGCTGGGCACATCAAGACGGCAGCTAAGGTACTTGAAT GTGAAAGGAGATTGCTAGAGCTAAACCAATTGGAGGAGTTTCAAGATCAAGCATACGATATGGCGATGTCGTACAAAGAAAGGACCAAGAAAATACATGACAGACGCATTCGTCATAGAGAAATTAAGGAAGGAGAAGCAGTTCTTTTTTTTAACTCCAAGTTGAGGCTCTTTCTTGGAAACTTGAAGTCTCGGTGGTCCGGCCCTTACAAAATCACTAAAGTGTATCCATCGGGGTCCATTGATATAAAGGATGCAAGAAATGAGTCGTTTTACGGTCAATGCTCAGAGGCTGAAACACTATGTATGGGGTGA